From Impatiens glandulifera chromosome 7, dImpGla2.1, whole genome shotgun sequence:
AGGGgcaattatgaataaaaaaggCGACCCTTTTGCAATTGCACAAAGGTGTGTATTTATAGGGAACTCATGAGAGAAACTCTAAAGTCCCAAGGCCCATTTGGAAATTTTTTTCCATATAAACATGTACAAATCTTTAAAAATGGAGCAATCttcacttgacatgtcactaaatatGTGTTATCTAATGGGATTTAAgatcttattaaaaaatgatgtaatccttggtcattttattttttaattcaaaaatgacATGTCTTCAAGCTCCCTTTTCAACTCATGCACTTTCTGTTTTGATTTTGCCCCCAACGGTTCTCCAAAATTGCACAGTTGGATCCTTctctttcccttttgattttgCTGCCCAACGTTCTTTTCCCTTTTTCtacaattttgttttaaaaataaaatgatgaaaggaaaaaacaaaataattaaaataaaaacaaatgattattcctttttaaaaggaaataatcatatttattcctaattaaaattataacaactTTTAATGTAAGTTAAAAGTCGATGACTTAGGTTTATACcaaaaaaagattttatttaattaacctaatctatttaatctaattaacttaaacaaaataaattgaaagaatttgttaatatgaaaataaaaacatttttatgttaaaattttattaattttgttttatcctATGTTTAGggtgatttaaataattaaaacccttttatataaaaacatatttgatcaaaactcaattaaacaaatcatttaaacaaaaatgtcCAAAATCTTTAAACataaaaagtgtttttttaaataaaatatttttttatttaaggtgatattaaatgatattacatctaaaatatattaagtaagaCAAAACTCTTATGTTTCATAACTTAGGTCAATTATCACCTTAACTTTATTGAAATCcgaaattaatttattcttgaaaattcaattatttaaaaaatagccGCTTATAAACTATACAAATTGGGGGTGCAAAATGAGTATCTACAGAATACCCATCTTggacaaaatttataaaaaacactAGTTTAACATGTCCAAGTTTGAACATAGGCACTGTGTTTTGAAAATACTCAATTTTATAGTGTATTTTATATTCCTTGAATAAAAATAGAACAAACTTGACGAGTCTCTTGGGAGACCTGTGTAATTactcttcattcttcaaagtcgaTTTATCATCCACTTGTTGACgattcacctttgtttagaatataCATCGCTACCGATTTATCGACTATGTAGATCGAGCCTGGTTGTTTCGATTATATTTCTAAGCACCTTGCCTAGCCTTTGGATTGTacgtgagtacacatcttgacttacTTTTCTGATTGCATTACTTAGAATTTATAAATCGCTCATGCTCTTAGTGTGCTGACTATATATATCGGCTCCATAATCTCAGTGTGCTAATTTATCGCTCCAAATCTCAGTGTGCCGACTATGCATCGCTCCATAATCTCAGTGCGCTGATTTATTGCCCCTGATCCCAATATGCTGACTATATACGTCGCTCAGTAATCTCAGTGTGCTGATTTATCGTTCCTGATCTTAGTGTGATGATTGTACGTGTCGCTCCATAATCTTAGTGTGCTGATTGATCGCTCTTAATCTTAGTGTGCCGAATGTATGCGTCAATCCATAATCTTAGTGTGCTGATTTATTGCTCCTGATCTTAGTTTGCTGACTATATGCGTCACTTCATAATCTTAGTGTGCTGATTGTATGTATTTGGAATATACTATCGATCACATGGATGAACAACTGGTTAGTTCGACTATATTGCTACACACCTTGCATAACCTTTGGATTGTACGTGAGTACACATATTGACATAGTTTGCTGATTGTATTCTTATTATTCTTCTCACtgaacaataaaatttaataatcattttaatcataACTCTGCATAGTGATTATGTTTGTCTCGTTTCTCTCATGGAGCGAACAATCTTAATGTTTATTCtaatcacaactctacttagtgattattatcaATTTAAGTATTTCTCattagggaaatttgacgaaatgaccctaaagatgcatgtatttgcatccgtggtcacccgataatttaaattgatctggtgaccactttatttttttttcacgaaaatacccttttcgcgtcacgcgaagggacttcgcgtttcgcgaagtgaattaggttttgtataaatactcacattttttcatttttttcatttcctttctctctcttctcacgGTGGCGGaaccctaaacgaacacatTATATAGATCGATGACGAAAACTCGTTATAATATCAGGTGATTGAAtcgatttatgttattatttccattatgttcatctttaaaccctaaaccattaggttttcttattgttcatcttggtTGTTCATCTTTTCGATGATGATGTTTGCAGTTGATGATGCTCTGATTTGGTTTTGTTTCAGGGAAGATTTATTTGATTCTCACGACTGGCCTTCCCGTTACGCAAAGGGCTtcccgttacgcgaagggcttcctGTTATGCGAAGGGCTTCTTGTTTTGGACATGATCCTCGTTTTGTGAACAAAAACCTTATTGAGGTAATTTATTGTTGGACATGATTTCTTCGTTTTGAGTTTCTTCATAAAAATGTTGCATGGAGTCATTCTTTGTGTTCATGTAATTTCATATGAGTAGATGTAAATACGGTAATTTTGATGTCTACCAAGGCATCTCAGATGGAAAATCAAGATGCAATTGACGCTGCTATTGTATGGATGCTAGCTGATCCAAAGGAggtaaaaaaatctaattaattaccTTTTTGCACAAGTTTTAAGTTAActtgttgaatatatatattgagaaacAATAGGCTCGAGCTGGGATTCAATAAGTTCACTTCCTTCTATTTAACCTGAATGACAAAAGAACGACCTTGACATATATTGATAGTGAAGGTAGAATGCATCCTGTCAGCAAAGGTGCTCCAGTACAAGTGGATTTTAATTTTCAGTACAATTAAATGAGTTAAATAATTCATTGTTGGTGAATTTTCTATGTTTATTTATCATCCTAATTCACATTCAAACCTTGGTGTGTCATTAGATACCAAACTTGATGCCTCATCCATTGAGAACATTGTTAATGGAAAGGAACCCGTCATGTCGATGTGGGAATATGTTCTGTGGATCCCGTCGCTACTCTGATAAACATGGTTGCCTTTTTGACTATCATGGTACTGCCCATGATGCTATAGTTAAAGCCAATCCTTTTATTAAGGCGGAGAAACTCAACAAGATCTAGAGATGTGATTTCTGCAACCTCTTTGTCTTCATCAGGACCTTGACCAAGAGCAAAAACAACTGTTCATATAATTTCAGATATATCATCCTTCCGGGCTTATCTGTTTATTGCTCATTGCAGTAGGGGAGAggttgtttattttgtttgctCCAATGTTTTTTAAGTTGTggtgatttgataaaaaaagacAGTTGTGGTTCTTGGTTTGTTTTCACTTTTCAGTACTAGTTTGTCATGTGGAAACCATGAATGATTATTATTCTTTGTTATATGTTCTTGTTGACACGGTGTTTATATAAATCTAACTATGTATTAGTGATCAGATCCATCATTACAAATAAAAGTTGCAGATTTATCATATTGAACCactgaaaataaatattgtgcTTTATAGATTTATCATATTGaaccatttaaaataaatattgtgcTTTATAGAATAGTTGGATCTGAATAGCTAAACTAGAGGAGGTGAAattggttaattaatattggTTACTATAAAACAAGGAAAAAAATTTCATAACTTAATTCCCTAAGACCTCA
This genomic window contains:
- the LOC124946300 gene encoding uncharacterized protein LOC124946300, with amino-acid sequence MTKTRYNIREDLFDSHDWPSRYAKGFPLREGLPVMRRASCFGHDPRFVNKNLIEASQMENQDAIDAAIVWMLADPKEIPNLMPHPLRTLLMERNPSCRCGNMFCGSRRYSDKHGCLFDYHGTAHDAIVKANPFIKAEKLNKI